The Fibrobacter sp. UBA4297 genome includes a window with the following:
- a CDS encoding DUF3418 domain-containing protein, which produces MILSDLKIEYPELPVVEHREEFFELLEKHQVIIVKADTGSGKSTQLPKFLLEWFLSQQNNAVILEGQGPDRIQKIMDPIVSRLQDDKRLCSEHEVRPFKIGVTEPRRLAAISIADRLREELKDEELVSTKIRFWEQGTNEAPIKVMTDGILLQEFRKDRLFRQYNAIMIDEAHERSLNIDILLGIFKTVLARRPDFKLIVASATLDAKLFEEFYDNSCVMEAEGRTYPVDVEYYFGGSAGSPTFSSLSLSKGNESKDLRDISGKGDSGLIEEARDAILDLETRHRDHLLCFLPTERDIQDLMGELAHELDAATFDVLPLYGRMSPDEQRRIFKHTGKTRVVLATNIAETSLTIPGIAYVVDTGMARISRYNAQARIQGLPVEEISKASARQRTGRAGRVKPGVCIRLYSPENFEKRDEFTEPEIRRSNLANVVLQLRSLGLELENFPFLQSPPHSAFRGAYKTLFELGALTADNSSGHVTKLGRDMTRLPMDVSLSAVLLRARDLGVLQPALIVCSALSIQDPRVVPNDEPERTRIRQLHRKFCGHKSDFLVYVSMWNAFCTDWDGKTWNKLRKFCDKNSMHFLRLREWVDLYEQFSRILEVKFENKVCPFDSFHRDNLHIALLSGFLGGIAHRDIENGCYRLVSGRETHVFPGSDLYAKSVEWLFSAEVRETSRTFLTKAAEIKPEWILQVAEPFCTRRWFEPTWNKERGFVEAVEEVSFRGLVISRGHRIDYARVNPEDCAQIFWREAVVMGEVARPFDFMKHNDRVVENLHALEARKRQFGLAPSEDALVDYYTRIAGNVNSIKTLKSYIYEHTDQFLKFDEKYWLDLLDERTGVALQTNDERGFNRIVIPGFVPESPSRQRKGNPDQVGIDKCGNAPAPQLGGSIEHFRIGERVVTGEMVFDATRDCDGITLNLPYDLLTEISPAKFAMSIQQWREWMIESVIREMPKSVKKLLEAKRTAIDDEFFAALDNFPHKAPLLLLYEVLSNTKEIRSGANGASIDVPTVNPDKENHLRLHLVVSKPGFPEPYKLEISPEWGSYRMFLAVRPALVTFGIDFPLEGMRFGWRLGQSALMVSDESRFWQAFRKRVEGAHLESAAHPAPPKTSLSEEKKQLIADRLNLLEMGGVFADNFETALKIWVAKSLAADSLDATRCVRFTGLEFSRGKKIRDFKSLAANTRSEDEEIRLSLVRATYESGLISADAFVKCWNLLKDFSVEMRGGSAKSTLKNKTIIAIRSAYQKELTLFERLCILAELFNIELPFGASRDFNASRESGTSRESTELSAGTLREYFRPYLKARYLKDHELKNARELLGKIDRTTTDDPEFAELYLQAKAMLEDFEILKYKRKGNDAEDIVEEDALARLKGRFGRL; this is translated from the coding sequence ATGATTTTGTCTGATTTGAAGATTGAATATCCGGAGCTTCCCGTTGTTGAACATCGGGAGGAGTTTTTTGAGCTTTTAGAAAAACATCAAGTTATCATCGTCAAGGCGGATACGGGTTCCGGCAAATCGACGCAGTTGCCGAAGTTCTTGTTAGAATGGTTTCTAAGTCAGCAAAATAACGCTGTCATTCTGGAGGGGCAAGGCCCCGATAGAATCCAAAAAATAATGGATCCTATCGTCTCTCGGCTCCAGGATGACAAACGCTTGTGCTCAGAGCACGAAGTGCGACCTTTCAAAATCGGCGTGACGGAGCCTCGGCGTTTGGCGGCAATTTCCATTGCCGACCGCTTGCGCGAAGAACTCAAGGACGAAGAGCTTGTCTCGACGAAAATTCGTTTCTGGGAACAAGGTACAAATGAAGCCCCCATCAAGGTGATGACGGACGGTATCTTGTTGCAGGAGTTCCGCAAGGACCGCTTGTTCCGGCAGTATAATGCCATCATGATTGACGAAGCGCATGAACGCTCGTTGAACATTGATATCTTGCTCGGCATTTTCAAGACTGTTCTTGCTCGTCGTCCAGATTTCAAGTTGATTGTTGCATCGGCAACGCTTGACGCAAAACTTTTTGAAGAATTTTATGACAACAGCTGCGTGATGGAAGCCGAAGGCCGCACGTACCCTGTGGATGTGGAATATTATTTTGGCGGTTCGGCAGGCTCACCGACCTTCAGTTCCCTGAGCTTGTCGAAGGGAAATGAGTCGAAGGATCTCCGCGATATCAGTGGCAAGGGCGATTCTGGCTTAATCGAAGAAGCGCGTGATGCGATTCTCGATTTGGAAACGCGACATCGCGACCACTTGCTCTGTTTTTTACCGACGGAACGCGACATTCAGGACTTGATGGGCGAGCTTGCTCATGAACTGGATGCTGCAACTTTTGACGTGCTCCCGCTTTACGGACGCATGAGTCCTGATGAGCAGCGCCGCATTTTCAAGCACACGGGCAAGACTCGCGTGGTCTTGGCGACGAACATTGCTGAAACATCGCTTACGATTCCGGGAATTGCTTACGTTGTCGATACGGGTATGGCCCGAATCTCGCGCTACAATGCGCAGGCGAGAATCCAGGGGCTTCCCGTTGAAGAAATTTCGAAGGCCAGCGCGCGGCAGCGCACTGGACGCGCAGGGCGCGTGAAGCCCGGCGTGTGCATTCGCCTTTACTCTCCCGAGAATTTTGAAAAGCGCGATGAATTCACGGAGCCAGAAATTCGCCGTAGCAATTTGGCAAATGTCGTTTTGCAGTTGCGCAGTCTCGGGCTTGAACTCGAAAACTTCCCGTTCTTGCAGTCGCCTCCGCATTCGGCATTCCGTGGCGCTTACAAGACGTTGTTTGAACTTGGCGCACTCACGGCTGACAATTCTAGCGGTCATGTGACCAAGCTTGGCCGCGATATGACGCGCCTCCCGATGGACGTGTCGCTTTCGGCGGTGCTTTTGCGCGCCCGTGATTTGGGCGTTTTGCAGCCGGCGCTTATCGTGTGCTCGGCGCTTAGCATTCAGGATCCGCGTGTGGTGCCGAACGATGAACCGGAACGCACTCGCATCCGTCAGCTGCACCGCAAATTCTGCGGTCACAAGAGCGACTTCCTCGTTTACGTTTCGATGTGGAATGCGTTCTGCACGGACTGGGACGGCAAAACTTGGAACAAACTCCGCAAGTTCTGCGATAAGAACAGCATGCACTTTTTGCGCTTGCGTGAATGGGTGGATTTGTACGAACAGTTCAGCCGCATTCTCGAAGTAAAGTTTGAAAATAAAGTTTGTCCGTTTGATTCGTTCCATCGCGACAATTTGCACATTGCGCTCCTTTCCGGATTCTTGGGCGGGATTGCGCATCGCGATATTGAAAACGGCTGTTACCGCTTGGTGAGCGGTCGCGAAACGCATGTGTTCCCGGGTAGCGATTTGTACGCCAAGAGTGTGGAATGGCTTTTCAGTGCCGAAGTCCGCGAAACGAGCCGCACGTTCCTCACGAAGGCTGCCGAAATCAAGCCGGAATGGATTTTGCAAGTGGCAGAACCGTTCTGCACTCGTCGCTGGTTTGAACCGACGTGGAATAAAGAACGTGGCTTTGTAGAAGCGGTCGAAGAAGTAAGCTTTAGAGGGCTTGTGATTAGCCGTGGCCATCGTATCGATTACGCCCGCGTGAATCCCGAAGACTGTGCCCAGATTTTCTGGCGTGAGGCGGTGGTGATGGGCGAGGTGGCAAGGCCTTTCGATTTCATGAAGCACAACGACCGCGTCGTTGAAAATCTCCATGCGCTTGAAGCGCGAAAACGCCAGTTCGGACTTGCCCCCAGCGAAGATGCGCTTGTGGATTACTACACGCGAATTGCGGGTAACGTCAATTCCATCAAGACGCTCAAAAGCTACATCTACGAGCACACCGACCAGTTCCTCAAATTTGATGAAAAGTATTGGTTGGATTTGTTAGACGAGAGAACGGGCGTTGCCCTACAGACGAATGACGAGAGAGGGTTCAATCGCATTGTCATTCCGGGCTTCGTCCCGGAATCGCCTTCTCGGCAAAGAAAGGGGAATCCCGATCAAGTCGGGATTGACAAGTGTGGAAACGCACCTGCTCCGCAGTTAGGCGGTTCCATCGAGCATTTCCGCATCGGCGAGCGCGTTGTTACAGGTGAAATGGTCTTTGACGCCACTCGCGATTGCGATGGCATTACGCTCAATTTGCCCTATGACTTGCTGACTGAAATTTCTCCGGCGAAATTTGCGATGAGCATCCAGCAATGGCGCGAATGGATGATTGAATCCGTGATTCGCGAAATGCCTAAGAGCGTCAAGAAATTGCTCGAAGCCAAGCGCACCGCGATTGATGATGAATTCTTTGCGGCGCTCGATAACTTCCCGCATAAAGCTCCGTTATTGCTCCTTTACGAAGTGCTTTCGAATACAAAGGAAATCCGCTCGGGTGCAAACGGCGCAAGCATTGACGTTCCGACGGTGAATCCCGACAAAGAAAATCACCTGCGTTTGCATTTGGTCGTTTCAAAGCCTGGTTTCCCGGAACCTTATAAACTCGAAATTTCTCCCGAATGGGGCTCTTACCGCATGTTCTTGGCGGTTCGCCCGGCGTTAGTGACGTTTGGCATTGACTTCCCGCTCGAAGGAATGCGCTTTGGCTGGCGTCTTGGACAATCGGCGTTGATGGTGTCGGATGAATCCCGTTTTTGGCAAGCTTTCCGCAAGCGTGTTGAGGGCGCGCATCTTGAATCCGCTGCGCATCCCGCACCACCAAAGACTTCACTCTCCGAAGAGAAAAAACAGCTCATTGCCGACCGCTTGAACTTGCTTGAAATGGGCGGTGTCTTTGCTGATAACTTTGAAACGGCTCTCAAAATTTGGGTCGCAAAATCGCTTGCTGCAGATAGCCTTGATGCGACTCGCTGTGTGCGCTTTACAGGGCTAGAATTCTCACGTGGCAAAAAGATTCGCGACTTCAAGAGTCTTGCTGCAAACACCCGTAGCGAAGATGAAGAAATCCGTCTTTCACTTGTTCGTGCTACATACGAATCTGGCCTCATCAGTGCTGACGCTTTTGTAAAGTGCTGGAATTTGCTCAAGGATTTCAGCGTGGAAATGCGAGGTGGGAGCGCCAAGTCGACCTTAAAAAATAAAACCATAATTGCAATCCGTTCGGCGTACCAAAAAGAACTTACTTTATTTGAACGTCTGTGCATTCTTGCCGAACTTTTCAACATAGAACTCCCGTTTGGCGCATCTCGAGATTTCAACGCATCCCGTGAATCCGGTACGTCTCGCGAAAGTACGGAACTTTCGGCGGGTACTCTCCGCGAATATTTCCGCCCGTATCTTAAAGCTCGTTACCTCAAGGACCACGAACTGAAAAATGCCCGTGAACTCCTCGGAAAAATCGACCGCACGACAACGGATGACCCGGAATTTGCCGAACTTTACTTGCAAGCGAAGGCAATGCTTGAAGATTTTGAAATCCTCAAGTACAAACGCAAGGGTAATGACGCCGAAGATATTGTGGAAGAAGACGCTTTAGCAAGGTTGAAAGGCCGTTTTGGACGACTTTAA
- a CDS encoding acyl-CoA thioesterase — MENAKTVKQSQVETRDIVHPSDVNAYNFVFGGHLTSLLDKAACIAACTHSRRKVTTVSIDNVRFFKPATVGTILTIKASVNRAFNTSMEIGVKVLGIDPQVSWQPEVICHAYMTFVALDENGRPTPIPSIIPETEDEIRRYEEAGIRREAKKKLATALENK, encoded by the coding sequence ATGGAAAACGCAAAGACAGTCAAACAATCGCAAGTCGAAACCCGCGACATCGTCCACCCTTCCGACGTCAACGCCTACAATTTTGTATTCGGCGGACACCTGACATCGCTCCTCGACAAGGCAGCCTGCATTGCCGCCTGCACCCATTCCAGACGCAAAGTCACAACCGTTTCGATTGACAACGTGCGCTTTTTCAAACCCGCTACCGTCGGAACAATTCTCACTATCAAGGCATCCGTCAACCGCGCCTTCAACACCTCCATGGAAATCGGCGTAAAAGTCCTTGGAATTGACCCGCAAGTATCCTGGCAGCCCGAAGTCATCTGCCACGCTTATATGACATTTGTCGCCTTGGACGAAAACGGAAGACCGACCCCGATTCCCTCGATTATTCCCGAAACCGAAGACGAAATCCGCCGTTATGAAGAAGCCGGCATCCGCCGCGAAGCCAAGAAAAAACTGGCAACGGCCCTAGAAAACAAATAA